A segment of the Bos javanicus breed banteng chromosome 22, ARS-OSU_banteng_1.0, whole genome shotgun sequence genome:
GGAGGGCAGGCGCGGAGCCTCCGCGAGGGGGCGCTGCAGAGTGCAGAGGCGAGCAGAAGTGCCCATGGCGGTCCCAGGTGTCCCCCGCTGTGGCGGCCGCTCCTTGGGCCTCCTGGTCTGGCTCCTTGTCTTTCAGCCACTTCTCAGTGAGGCCCGGGCGGGCAGGAATGAGAGGAGACTGGTCTTGGGCTCCTcgtcggggggtgggggtgggccatGGGATTTGGCGGGTGGGTCgtgggggatgggaggtggggttTGAGGGTGAGCAGGCTGCCATGCCAATGGCCCAGTGGTGTGTGGGGTGCATTCTGGTCAGCTCCTCTTCCCATTGTTCTTTCATCTTCCCCAGGTGAGGGTGACGGACCCAAGGGGGCCTCTACAATGAGCCCCACATTGCAGGGGACCCCCTCAACTTCAGGATACCCGACATCCGTGAATGTTTCAGCacaccctgtgtctcctgtgcctccCATAACTCCAGTGGGAGAGACTTTGAAACCTGCACAGACTCCCGCTTTTGAACCGCTGCCTCCTCAAGGTACTGCGTCTGTGCGGGACGGCATAGGCCTGCCTGGAATCCCCTGAGGCATACTGCCTGGCTGATGGGGGTGCTGAAGGGTCAGGCTGTCCTGGCGGAATTGAGCGGGGTGGGCGTGGTGTCGCTGATGTTAGAGGAGGCGCTGGTAGttgtgggggtggaggaggcGGGTGTGGTGGGCGCGGTGGGGGTATTAGGAGGGAGGCAGCAGCGTCACCTCCGGTCCTTTGTACCGAGCACAGGAACATGTGGCCGTCGGGTTATGCGGATAGTTGGTGGAGTGCCATCCCCTGAGAGAAAGTGGCCCTGGCAGGTGAGCCTGCAGATCAACAATGTCCACAAATGTGGAGGCTCCCTCATTGCGCCACGTTGGGTACTGACGTCAGCTCACTGTGTAAGAGGGTAAGTTTTGGGGCGGTGGGCTTGGGCTGCGGGTCAGGCTGCCTGACAAGGAGCCAGGCCTGCCTCCTACCTGAGCCCCTACCCGATCTCTCCATTCTTTACCTTAAAATGAGGTCACAGCCCCGAGTTTGTATTCACTCTGAGTGAAACACGAGTCTTGCATTTCTACCAAGATCCTGGGTGCTGTTCTGTGCTCCTGGGACCTCACTTGGAGAATCACTGACTCCAGTGGTTTGGGATGAGGAGGGGATGTTGTTTAGAGGGAGGAAAGGCTGATGGCTGGTAGGAGATGGGAACAGGCTGGGAAGAACCTGGAAGGGGTGGAGGGGAGTGTAGCCCCGCCAGCATCTCTGTGAGGGGCATGTTGTCTTCCCACAGCCATGAGGAATATACAGTGCGCCTAGGAGACACATTGTTACAATCAAATTCCCAAAATGCAGTGGTCATTCCAGTTCAAGACATCATTTGCTATAACTACTATAATTATCAGACTATGAGGCATGACATTGCCCTTGTTCTGCTGGCCCTCTCTGTGAATTATTCTGCGTACATCCAGCCAGTGTGCCTTCCTGGAAAGGATTTTGAAGTGAAAGCTGGGACAGTGTGCTGGTCGACTGGATGGGGCCGAACTTTACAATTTGGTGAGACTGGCTGGCAGGATCTGAGGGGGGATGTCTGATGCCCTGGGGTTGGCCTGCAGGCTGAAGGGAACCCGTGGGCACTACCTGACCCAGAGTCTGTGACCCTGCCCTGTACAGACACCTGTCACTGCTACTGCGGATACCCAGAGTGACGACACTTGCTTTTGTATCAGGCCTTGTAAGAAGCCTTGTCTTTGTGTTGATCTGTCCCTCCTTCTGACTTGGCTTTGCTTCTTACCTCGTCTGCTCCCCATGTCAGCCGTTGGCCTCAGGTCCTTCTGTGTCAAATGGGACAAAACCCACTGTCCTTCCTTCTCTAAGAGGGAAAGACTGTGAATGCCCTGATCAAGACCCACCGTGGGATCTGGGGGACCCTGTCATGTTCTACTCATGCAGAGCCACTTATTACTGAATGTCTCTCTGTAGGGCCATCACATGTACCCACTCTTCAGGAGACTAAGCAAGTCATTCTTCACTACACGACATGTAATAGGATggtcaagaaacaggaaaaaccatttcCCAAGGTAGTTCGTAAAGGAATGGTCTGTGGTTATCATGAGAAGAGTGGAGGCCCCTGCAAGGTGAGTTGATGGTCCCTCGCCATCTCTGTATTGAGGCTGTGCAGTTTCCTCATCCCCAGCAGCAGGGCCTGAGTTATTTCTCACCACTTCTTTCAGCCTTTACTTAAGGAGATTACCTGGGGAACCCCTCAAGACACCTCTAGCATGCCTGGCCTGTTCCTCCAATAGGGAGCAGCCCTCCCATCCTGGGGGTGCTGCCAGGGTGTGGTGAAGTTGGGGGTGATGATGATAATCATGTAGTTCCTATAACTGATTTCTTTCTGTAGTCACTTCCTGTGCCAGTGTGAGCACTCACCCACATTAGCTCAGTCTCCCAGCTCACAACCCTGCCACCTGGACATTATACATCTTATTATACAGATGTGGGCCCTCCAGAGACAGAAGTTCCAGGTCCCCTTGGGAGTGCCTGTAGGAATCCTGGGCCCACAGCCTCCCCTCTGCCCCAAGCAGCCTTCCTGAGCAGGGGACAGGGGACAGGTCTCAGAGGATGAGTGTTTGGATCCTGGCAAGAGGAGAACATcacctgtgggagagggagcagtGAGTCTGAGACTCAAGGTCTGAAGCACTGGTCATGTTTAGGGAATGGGTTTCCGGTCTGGAGCAATGAGGAGGCCAGTATGGCCAGAGTAGGGGCTGGAGTCAGAATGTGTGGCCTTCAGGCTGTGCTGCGTTTCTTGGTCCTGTCTAGGCAGGCCTGTAGGCCACCAGAACAGTACTGGGGAGCAGCAAGCAGTGTACATCACTCCTTGGTGTGCAGTGTGTGTGCGAGCTGGGGGTTTAGCAAGTCTGGATGTGTTTGGAGAGAGGGGCCGCTGGAAGAGGATGTAGTTGAATGTGCGGAGCTGGGACTGGGAGAGATTTCAGGGTAGAGGTGAGGACTCTGGTGCCCCCATGCTGGAATGATAGTGAGAGAATGTCGCAGCTGGGAAGGCCCAGGACTGACCAGTGGAATAAACTCTGGCCTTAGAGCCCAAGAAGGGCTCTGGAAGCTCCTCACAGTGCCAGGGGATGCCCCTTTAGTTGCTGGGTGGTGGGAGGCTTGGAGAGGCGCAGGGGAAGGTTAGGGGCACTGAAGGAGAATTTGCACATATctggcaggactgatgttcaGGGCTTACTGGCCTTCTAGCTCCTGTAGGTTCCTGAGCACCTGGGAAGGAATAGTATTTCTCAGATGATATTGAAGTTTTCAGCTCTCAAATGTCATTCAAGGAAACCTGGGCCTGGTGGGTGACTGAGGAAAGACCATGGTGCCTATCTCCCTGGGACCTTGCGAACTATCAGCCCTTCTGATGATGATCCCTATTCATTGCTGTGTTTGTttgtctctcctttttctccagggAGATGCTGGGGGTCCCCTGGTCTGTCAGTTTAATGACAGATGGATCCAGATGGGGATTGTGAGCTGGGGTATTCACTGTGCTTTGAAAGAAGTGCCTGCAGTGTACACAAACGTTAGATTCTACAAGGATTGGGTTTATGGTACAATGAATCAGGCTTCTATTCTGgattcaggaggattctttatcccATGGGTGTGTCTGATGTTGGCCCTGAGCATCCTGGTGACCCTGTGATCACCCTGGTCCATACTGCCTCCTGTTTCTGAGACTCATGCCAGCACTGCCTCTTCCCTCCCACTCCTACTCAATGCTATTTCCTCAAATCCATTTGGGATCCACTGACCCCGTGGAGATCCACATATCAGAGAGTTGGCAGCAGCAATGAACTGTGGAGGTTTCCCAGCCCACTACTCTAGGAACCTTCCTCATTCACGCTACACCATGGCTGCACTTTGTCTGCCGGGATGGAGTGGCTGAAACAATCCCAGCTGGATGGAGAGTGACCTGCGGTGATGCCTCAGGGTGCTTCACCCACATCTTGCAGAACATCTTCACATCATCCCTGGCAGCAGCATTATCTGACACTTTATCGTATCAGTGCACATGGTGATTGTTGGGAGAGAGCGAGGCCTCAGCACGTCCGCATGTGACTCAGTTGTCTGGGTTGGCCAAAGGTCCCCTGCTTCCCGACGTGGATCCATCTGTGAGGGTCCAGCCTCTGCCACACAAGCCTTCCTGGGGCAGCTCAGTCTTGGAACCCCCCTTCCCAGTGCTCCAGTGGCCACATCCAGGCTCACCCCAAGTTGTGTTGAGACATTAAGGAGTGTGGAGATTTCTGATGTCAACTCAATAAATGCTTAGAAAGTCTCTTATGTGTTGTGAATCTCTGTTCTTCTGAAGGTTGTGGGGTTGCATATAACATGCTGTAGAGAACTAGTTTCCCACTGAGCTGAGGGACCTTTCATGGTGTCCATTACTCTCTAGAAGGTGGGAGATGAGGAGCCTGTCTACCTGGATGGAAGCCTGCTGGTGTCTTAGGCAGTGGGTCCAGGGCCTCTTTTAGGCATTAATGCTCCTCTTGTAGGTGTCAGCATCACTCCAAGCGGGGCTGTTGGAACTGAGTTTGCATGGGAGCCTGGAGGCAGGAGGGCGGAGATGAGGGCGTGACGCACTCACACAGCCTTGTACCTCTTGTGCCGCCCCGCAAGGGACATGCCTGGAGGAGACCCAAAGAGCTGAGTTTTCACGGGGTTAGGATGGAGGGTCTGgctctgtgggtgtgtgtgtggcttctCAATCAGCAGGCCTAGGGTCCCATAGTCACCTGGACTGGCTGCTGATCTTTTCCCAGGCTCTGTGTCCTGTCCACCCATCCTTCCTTGGTCTGCGTTCAAGCTTCCAGATATAAATGGACCTCAGAgggactatgggcttcccaggtggctcattgctaaagaatccgcctgccagtgcaggagccgcaggttagatcatgggttgggaagattcccctggagtaggaaatggcaacccagtccagtattcttgcctgggaaatcccatggacagaggagcctggcagctacagtccacggggtcgcaaagagtccgacatgagtgagcacacacagatacatTCTAGTACAGTTATTTATGGAAATGAACAGTCGTGCAGACTTGAAGGCTTGAGTCTGTGTGTTCCACACCATTCTCACCTGCAGCCTTCTTTCAGAACAAGCTCCCCTGCTCTGTCCAGTGATGTTCTGTGGCTGGAAATGTTAGTACGGCTCCTCATTTCTCGTTCTCTGCCTCCACTATGAGCACTGAGTCCTCCCCAGAGTGTCTCCTGTGGATGACCCTGGGCCGTGAAATGTGCTTTCTCCTGGGCTCCCCTGACTCTGGTGGCCCTGGGCAGGTTCCCtactctgctttcctcttggTGGCATTTTGTGCCCAAGCTTAAGAGACTGTGTCTTCCTGCTTCCAGCTCCAGGTTTCAGATAGAGCAATTTCAGGAACTGTTTGGTGAGCGAGTGAGTGAATGGAAAGTGAATACTGATGTCTCCTCTGTCACCTTACTCCTTTCTCTCAGGGCCTCTCAGCTCATTGCTCTGCCCTCCTTTTCCTGCCCAGGTTGTCTTGTCAAAGAGGGAAAATCCCACATGGGAAGCCGATGTTCCAGCCCCTGCTGGAGGAGAATCCCAAGCCCTGGGGAGGCTACAGCCTCAGTGTGGGTGCACTTTGTTTGCTGGCAGCAGAATGTTCTTCCTGTGGTGGGCGAGGGATTTCAGTTCAAGTAACTCAGATGTTGAGCATCAGCCTCAAGGCCTAGAAACGCCAGGCATGGCCTCTCAGAAACGAGAGTGGCAGCCTCCAGTGTAATGGCAGCCATTTTTGCCCTTGCTGGCAAATATACAGACTTTCTGTTGTGATTAGGAACTAGGCTCTGAGCAGGAATAAGATGTGGGGCTCAGGTGGGAGGGAAGAGGTGGTCATTAGGATGACCCTTAGGTCAGGGCTTGGTGTCTGGATGGAACCACCCTCTGAaagagcttgctccttggaagaaaagctatggccaacctagacagcatataaagaGCAGAGACAGTACATTGCCAACAGCGGTCTttcgagtcaaagctatggttttttcagtggtcatgtatggatgtgagagctggactataaagagagatgagcaccaaggaactgatgcttttaaactgtgatgttggagaatactcttgagagtcccttgcactgcaaggagatccaacgagtccatcctaaaggaaatcagtattgaatattcattggaaggactgatgctgaagctgaaactccagtactttgaccccctgatgtgaagaattgactccctggaaaagaccttgatgctgggaaagactgaaggcagggggacaaggggaggagagaagatgagatggttggatggcatcactgactcgatggacatgagtttgagtaaactctgggagttggtgaaggacagggaagcctggcgtgctgcagtccatggggctgcaaagagctggacacgactgagtgactgaactgaactgaacttaaagagCTAGATAGCACAGGGAGAAGATGAGATTGACAGGTAGGAAGTGAGTTCTAGTAAAAATATTGGACTTCAAAGGACAAGGACACAAAACAGAACACAAAATGCTGTGAATTTCCAGTCATAAGGAGTAGTGAGGCATACCGATGTGAGTTTCTAATGCCCAAATTGTGGTTTGAAATAATGATTTTCTACCCACAGAAACCagggcttcttggagaaatggcttGAGTAGTATCCAGGAGTGGGCCAGGAAATGTGTGAATTCACCCTGAAATATCCTGTCACACCAGATGGTGAGCAAGGTCTCCAGATGACAAGGATCCTAGGATCATGTCCAAAGGACTCAGGAGCTCAGTAGTGAAGTGTGGCATTTCTGCTAAGTCACACGTGTTCTCCAGCATCTGTGAATACAGTCATAGCTCCCTCACGGGCAAGCGCTACACTCAATTCACTCAAGATGCCACCCTTTCACAGCAGGTAGCCCATGTTAAATGTGTGTCTGTCAAGCAGGAATGTGAAGGCCCAGCCTCCTTGCCTCCTTTTAGGACAACTTGGGAAGGGCTTCTTGAGGATCAGCTGAGACCTcagttgcaaccccatgactgctaCGCTTCTCCTATTGCCCAGCTCTGCCTCACCTGCTCCCTTCCAGGTGTGAATCCTCCCCAGAGCACTCCTCAACAAACCCTGGCATACAGATCTGTCTCAAAGTGTGTTTCCAGGGGACTGATCTAGGACCCTTGGCCAGGCCAAGGTAGGACAATCTGATTTTCAATAAGTGTTTTAGTTACCTATTGGTGGGTGACAAACCACCCTAAGACCTCGTGGCCAAAATCATCAGATTTCTTGTGGCGGTATGTTCTATGAAGCAGCTTGAGCACTGAATTAGCCAACTCTGAAGAGTTGCTTCTCAGGCAAATGCAGGATTAGACTCCTGGGAACCTCTGATCACAGCATTTTCACTGAGTGATAAATATGTGACCTTATGTTTCTTTTTGCTTAAAAGCACTTTATTTAATACACTCTGTTGATTCAGTGCCATTGAACTCGTGGCCAACAGCAGTGTAGTTCCTACCTGTGTGGAGGTGACCTAACCCATCTGTTTTCTCTGCAGTGTGCATCCCAGGCTGGAGCCCTCAGGGGCAGTAGACAGCACTGCAACAGTCTGGACAGGGCCTTTTCAAAGAGGGAAATCACCAGCCAATAGCACAGAAATGCAAAAGCATGGTACTGAGTAGTCTAGGATGAGGACATCTCTTATCCTTATGGGAGCTGAAACAAGAATGCCCAGCAACATCTTCAGTGACTTCAACTGAAGGACATGCTTCCCCTGTTTCTATGTCCTGTCATTTTTACCTTTTTCCTCTTACTTTCTCATTTGTTTTGAGCAATTTGCTTATGTCGTATGTTGATCTTCTtgtcttcatctttcttttttttcgtGTTCGGGGAGCATATTGTAAGATCTTTGGAGTTACAGTTCTTACCAGATTGGAAAATACACAGCATTATTTCTTTGACTACTTTTGATCCTTCTCCCTGCTATACTTTGGAAGTTCAGTCACACGTGTATTTGTCCCCAGTTCACAATGCACTTTATGCTCTGGTATCGGTGTTTCATTatgaaattgtttttaataaaactgtCCATCTTTGACTTGCCCAATCAGTTCTTCTAATTGTTTATTATAGTGTTAAACCCATCATCAGTGTACCTTTTTCATCTTCATGCACATTTTTATACCtagggggagcctggcgggctgccgtctgtggggtcgcgcagagtcggacacaactgaagcgacttagccgcagcagcagcagagtctgatTGGAGTCCTTTTACATCTTCAGCATGTCTACCTAAAGTTTAATTGTGTATGGAGGACTCAGTTCTAGTGGCTGTGCTACTGTTCTTGCCTGTGCATTTAACGTTTGTCTCAGTTCTGGGTTAACTATGATTGTTTGATTAATCCCATGATAGGTGGCTAATTGAATGTGGGTGTTAGGTGATTAGATACCAGACATTGTGACCTTTACAATGGTGTTTGATATTTTCCTAGAAATATTCTTGGACTTTCTTTTGGGGTGCTGTTAAATTCCTTGGAAACTGATGTTCTCACATcttgtttttaccttttttggCAGGCCTGGAGTGATTCTCAGTGTAGAGACTATTCCCTGTTGCTGAGGCAAGACCTTCCTAAATACCCTAGGGAATGTTCTGTGACTCGAGGTTTTCCAGTCTGGCAGATGGACCAGGCACTATTCTCGGTCCCGTGTGGCCTGCAGGCGTTCTGATTCGAATCTTCTCAAGAGGTTTGTCTGGCTTCCGGTAGCTTCCCAG
Coding sequences within it:
- the LOC133235460 gene encoding serine protease 44-like, coding for MAVPGVPRCGGRSLGLLVWLLVFQPLLSEGDGPKGASTMSPTLQGTPSTSGYPTSVNVSAHPVSPVPPITPVGETLKPAQTPAFEPLPPQGTCGRRVMRIVGGVPSPERKWPWQVSLQINNVHKCGGSLIAPRWVLTSAHCVRGHEEYTVRLGDTLLQSNSQNAVVIPVQDIICYNYYNYQTMRHDIALVLLALSVNYSAYIQPVCLPGKDFEVKAGTVCWSTGWGRTLQFGPSHVPTLQETKQVILHYTTCNRMVKKQEKPFPKVVRKGMVCGYHEKSGGPCKGDAGGPLVCQFNDRWIQMGIVSWGIHCALKEVPAVYTNVRFYKDWVYGTMNQASILDSGGFFIPWVCLMLALSILVTL